A segment of the Chryseobacterium scophthalmum genome:
AAAAACTAACCAAAGCTCTGAAAGGTGAAAGCAAAACTCAGGGAAATTGGGGCGAAATGATTCTGGAAAGCATTCTAGAAAAATCAGGATTGGTAAAAGGTAGAGAATATTTTCTGGAGCACGAACTGAAAGATGAAGATAATAAAGCTTTGTTTTCAGAGTTTTCAGGTAAAAAAATGCGTCCTGATGCAGTTGTAAAATATCCTGACGAAAGAAATGTGATCATCGATTCTAAAGTTTCTTTGACCGCCTTTACAGAATTGGTAGACGAAACAGATTCAGACATCTATCAAATTAAAGTTAACCAGCATTTATCTTCCATCAAAACTCACATCAGTCAATTGAGTCAAAAAGCGTATGATGATTACGGAAAATCTTTAGACTTTGTCATGATGTTTATTCCGAGCGAACCAGCTTATATTGCTGCAATGCAAGCTGACCAAAACCTTTGGAATTTTGCTTATGAAAAAAGAATTTTACTTTTAAATCCGAGCAACCTTATTACTTCATTAAAACTGATCGCTGATCTTTGGAAAAGAGAATATCAGAACAGAAATTCCATGGAAATTGCCGAGCGTGGTGCTAAATTATACGACAAATTTGCAGGTTTCGTAGAAAACCTTGAAAAGGTTGGAAAAAATCTTGACCTAGCAAAAAATGTTTACAATGATGCTTACAAGCAACTATACACAGGAAATGACAACTTAATTGTCCAGACTCAGAAACTAAAATCTTTAGGAATTAAAAATAAAAAAGAGCTTCCACAAAGCTTGATTGGAAATATAAGTGATGAATAGATAAATGTGAATAGTCAATTCACTTCGTTTGTCAAATTTAAACTCATTTGTAAAGCAAAATTTACAAATGAGAATTGATTTTTAATCAAATACACTAAATTATATAACCAATCTTCCGCCAATGAATGATTGATAAGTCTGATGTAAATCTTATTTTTGCATCAATTATCAATCATTCCCCATTTATGATCATCGAAAGTTTTCAAAACGAAAAGATAAAACATATTACCAAACTTCTTACAGACAACCGTTTTCGTAAAAAATCGGGAGTTTTTGTGGTAGAAGGACAACAGGAAAACGAAAGAGCTCAGAAATACAATTTTGAAGCTGTAGAATTCTATATCTGTGAAAACATTTTCAAAGGAAATACTCCTAAAGAGAAAATTCATTTAGTGAGTGACAAAGTCTATGAAAAAATTGCTTATCGTGGGACTTCAGAAGGAATTATCGGAGTTTACAAAACCAAAGAATCTCATTTAAACAACTTTCAACCAAAAGAAAATTCAACGGTAATCATCGTAGAAGGTGTTGAAAAACCCGGAAACTTAGGTGCAATCTTAAGAAGCTGCGAAGCTTTCGGAATTGATGCTTTAATTGTTGCCGATGGAAAAACAGATTTTTATAATCCTAATGTAATCCGATCTAGTGTTGGATGCCTTTTTGGAATGGAAGTTTTTCAGGCTGATAATAACGAAGTCTATGAATTTTTACAGAAAAATAGCTTCAATATTTATACAACTATTATGGATGAAACTTCCAAAGATATGTTTGAAAGAGATTTCACAAAACGTTCGGCAGTTTTATTTGGTACAGAGCATTCAGGATTAAGTGATTTCTGGCATGGTAAAGGTCAAAATACATTAATACCGATGACCGGAAGTATTGACTCCTTAAATTTGAGTAATGCTGTAGCGATTACATGCTATGAAGC
Coding sequences within it:
- the rmuC gene encoding DNA recombination protein RmuC, translating into MEITYLIIGCFAGGIIGAILVYFVLKSSMVSRSSYDELNYLHIKTKADLENLNLKIQDLDQIIKNEKDLNLQQSDLLNDLKNEFSKISAENTFLQTQFDEQKFLNQKQNAQIELILNEKQHLYAKNSELSAQNVGLQKSLETQKEEIKKIQEEGKLQFENLANKILEEKTEKFTTVNQNNLKNILEPFQEKINDLKNKVNEAYEKENKERFSLAEKVKELALLNQQISEDAKKLTKALKGESKTQGNWGEMILESILEKSGLVKGREYFLEHELKDEDNKALFSEFSGKKMRPDAVVKYPDERNVIIDSKVSLTAFTELVDETDSDIYQIKVNQHLSSIKTHISQLSQKAYDDYGKSLDFVMMFIPSEPAYIAAMQADQNLWNFAYEKRILLLNPSNLITSLKLIADLWKREYQNRNSMEIAERGAKLYDKFAGFVENLEKVGKNLDLAKNVYNDAYKQLYTGNDNLIVQTQKLKSLGIKNKKELPQSLIGNISDE
- a CDS encoding TrmH family RNA methyltransferase produces the protein MIIESFQNEKIKHITKLLTDNRFRKKSGVFVVEGQQENERAQKYNFEAVEFYICENIFKGNTPKEKIHLVSDKVYEKIAYRGTSEGIIGVYKTKESHLNNFQPKENSTVIIVEGVEKPGNLGAILRSCEAFGIDALIVADGKTDFYNPNVIRSSVGCLFGMEVFQADNNEVYEFLQKNSFNIYTTIMDETSKDMFERDFTKRSAVLFGTEHSGLSDFWHGKGQNTLIPMTGSIDSLNLSNAVAITCYEALRQKKS